Genomic segment of Ficedula albicollis isolate OC2 chromosome 3, FicAlb1.5, whole genome shotgun sequence:
GCCTTTGTGCATGTGTAAGCCACCCCATCTGGTACAGCACACCTACATTTCAGACAATGTTTATAGTGCACATAAGGTAATTGGTGCAGCTGATGAGTTATTAAATACAATATCTGAATGCAAGAATGCAAATgggtattttttaaacaattttagGATATGCTTCAGTCTTAGAGAGAGCTAGGAGCCACTTCCTTTCTTTGGTACCTAACATGTCAAAGAAATTTGAAGACATCCAGTTAAACTCAAAACATGAGTTTTCTAATTACATAGCTTTGAAAACTTCAGTCTGCTTGTCGAACAGGCAGATTTCCAGTTTCCCATCTAGTTTTCTAGTAAAAAGCTGAGCATCAACATTGCTGCAAAGCAAACTTGTCTCCTTGGTCAGCTTGGAGAATTGCTAAGCAGGAGCCAATAGAAGAAAATTAGGCATTCTTCCCACCATCGCCTGCTTTTCCCAAAGtactcctttttctgttttcttcctttctaacAACTGAACAAAAATGGAATTCTGGCATTAAAAACAAGTGCCTACAAGCAATGTAAATTATTTCATCACCCTAAAATAATCCAACACCTCCAGGTTTTAGGCTTTTTCTTTACCATAATCACCACTCAAAGACCACCCAACACAAGCtacagttttctttctcctcataCACTCCTCCTTCTCTATTCATACACAAACCTAAATCTGAAGTATAGGCACACTATTGCTAAAAAGAAATTCACAAAAGTAAAGCACGGAGTGAATTCTTTACGAAATAATGAAGAGGAGTGCTTTGCATAATGTCATAGGAAGTACAGTATATACTTCTTAAATGTTTCCAATCTAAGATTACTGTATGCAGTCATGAGGCTTCTTTGCTTAATTCACTCCTTTTTAATAATAAACCCAGGTACAATTAATCATTGtaatgattttgcttttttggtaattattttctttcaccaaGCATAGTAAGGAACACTGTATAGCTAAAAGAGTCAGAGTTATATCCTTAATGGACATTTAAGAAGGAaagtgggaaggaaggaaagaatcTTAATATATGCTTTTCTTGaactacatatttttaaattttattttaaaaattattgttattcCACAACAGAATAAAATGCCCCAGGCTACCTCAGGtaagatttctttatttccagcaAAATAAATAGTTAGACAAAGGGCTATATTGCTTAAggaactaatttttaaattcagttccCTGAAAATCTGTCATGGATAAGGAAAATACATTAGAATatttcaatgaaagaaaaacaaactacCTGAACTGCTGGTATAAGCACACAGCTACAGTACATCAAGGATTGTTTCTATTATTGGTGTTTatttcaatgaaagaaaaacaaactacCTGAACTGCTGGTATAAGCACACAGCTACAGTACATCAAGGATTGCTTCTATTACTGGTGTACTATATTGCTTAAggaactaatttttaaattcagttccCTGAAAATCTGTCATGGATAAGGAAAATACATTAGAATatttcaatgaaagaaaaacaaactacCTGAACTGCTGGTATAAGCACACAGCTACAGTACATCAAGGATTGCTTCTATTACTGGTGTAGTGAGGACACCTATAACATACTAACTGCTTCcaaagtaaaagcagaaatcaTTACAGTTACAAATGAAGAATCTGCTAGGcaaatttcaattaaatacaGGGTTAGTTAGGCTGTAGGTGAGGAGTGAGCTGTTAGGCATTAACTGGAAGGCAAAGCACACACAATTCCCTATCCCAATGAGCAAGAACAGGCACAAAAGAGCTTGAGAGCTGAACCACTGTATAAACACCACGTGATTCACTTTAACATACTGCTGGCAAGAGTTTCAGTGGGAAACTGGCATCTATTTCTTTAACATCTATCTCACTAACTGCTAAATGGAAATTTAATTCAAAGGCATCAACTGTGGCAACCAGCACACCTAACAAATCTGGAATTTTTTCTCCCATCTTTCCAGAACATTAGCCTCTGCCTATTACTATAAATATCCCATTCATTACTCCCTAGGTGCATTTCCAAAAGTAAAAGACTAAAGAGAAATACTTAAAATTGGCCaactaacaacaaaaaaacctccacctCCTTACAGACAGCAGTTTAACCAAATGGAAATATTgtcattaaaaatttattatctGAATCggtgtatttttttattcatgcaCTTTCTAAAACCATATCACTGAATTTCCTTAATATCCATTACACAGAGTTATTTACAGTTGCCTCCAGTGAGTACTTTTCAGGCTACAGGTCATTAAAGAATAAACTATTTATCAGAAATATCCCAGATGTGCTATTTGGGCTTTGTGATTAATTATATATAATCACATTATCCCCTCTGTTTCATAAATGCAGTAACTAAACAACTTTACACACATCATAAATTTTGAAATCTAAAACACAACTGGCATTTCCCATTACTACATTCCATTATCACATGTTCCGGTCTCGAGACctaacattaattttcttttcaatattcATGCTTGTATAAAACTTTGCTTTGCAAAAGACTGAGTGCAAAAGGCTCCTAAGAAAGCTACAATACAAATTTACTTCTACATTAATTCTTTGCAACATAAAAACTactgaaattgtattttttgtaGTAACTTTAACTCACCTTAAACCCCTGGTTCTATTATTAGAAACTCTTTGACTGCATTTCTATCTCTTCTGTATCATAGTGTAGCAAACAGAAGCCAGTTAAACAAAtaggcagggcagagagcatGGACAAGTGTTACTATACACCCCTCAGTGTACAGCAGCAGTCACATCCACATTGCTCCAAAAGAGTGTCCCTTCCAAAGGGATGCTTGGGCAtttcaacaaacaaaacccGCTCCACATCTGGCTGGTTTACGAGGGGACTCTGCTGAAGAAGTGCGAATCTTTGTCCCTCTCCTAAAACAGCTTTCATGTACCAAGACGAGGGATCCACCGGCAAGGAGAACCAGGAAAGGAtgccaccagctccagccagaATCATTTCCACTTGCTAGGAAAAGCGCCAGCTCAAGGCAGGCTCAGAGCTAAACCCAGCCCCAGaaccagtgctgagcagcctcacacagacacagcatCGGCTACCAGCAAACTCCCAGGAAAGCTGCCGGACATTcctgccaggaaaagcagcctggaaagCTGCCCGGGCATCTGGGAGTGTCCAAGGGCTCACCAGCTGGCAGAGTTAGgctcttcccagcagccagaATGTCACCTTTCCCAAAACTGCAGTGTGTTACTATGGGAACATGCGCCATAGCTTTCAAAACTGCAAAAGCGGTCCACACTTCCAGGTGGAATTGATGTATAAAAGGAGACAGGAAATGCCACCAAGTCCCGCATGGAGCGCTGGAACAGTGTGCTTCTTTCTGGATGCTCTCTACCAATGCTGCAGACCGGTCACCACCCGGCTGCCCCCAGGCTTCTCTCGCTCTTTTACCACCTTGACTACgggaacatttttctttccctggggTAATCAGCTTGACTCCGTGACAGAGCCCGTTCCAAGAAACGGTTCTAGAGTGGTTTTTGCATGCTGAATGAAATCAGTGGATCAGCTCCCAGGAGGAACCCCGCTCCAAGGAATACTGTCAAAAATGCATTATATGTATATGTTATCTTTATCAGCCTTCCGCCCAGTCGTTACCTTACTGTTCTGCTGTTTAAAGTGTGGCAAATTTACAGAGCTGTAAATgctctcagatttttttttctttaattcactAAATTAACAAAGCCTGAAGTAGCTGAGACCACGCGTCATTGCCCAGCATAACTGGAACTTGAGTTCCAACTCCTAGGGCTTTATAAACACCGTATACGGAAACTGGTCCTGGCCTCaaatattttacagagaaattttATGCAGCTGTCTTTCTTAGGCGtcaaaaaggaaagcagagacacTTCGTTTCTTTGAGCAGAATGCATCCACGAAGGCACCGCACGGAACTCAGGAGAGCGAGCAGCTGCTTAGAGCGAGCTAGACAGCAGAGGATGACACCGGAAATAAATCAACTACAGAAAAGCACATCGGGCAGCTGATACTTCCAAACTCTTTTGACACCGAGAAGCTACAGCAGCCCTGGCGGGGATGGGATGCGAGAAACCCTGCAGGAAGATGCGGCAGCACCAGCAGATCCGGGCGGGCACCGCGGGGCGGGACGGGCGATGGGGAGGGACGAGCGATGGGGAGGGACGGGCGATGGGGAGGGACAAGCGATGGGGAGGGACAAGCGATGGGGCGGGACGGGCGATGGGAGGGACGGGCGATGGGGAGGGACAAGCGATGGGGAGGGACAAGCGATGGGGCGGGACGGGCGATGGGAGGGACGGGCGATGGGGAGGGACAAGCGATGGGGAGGGACAAGCGATGGGGCGGGACGGGCGATGGGAGGGACGGGCGATGGGGAGGGACAAGCGATGGGGAGGGACAAGCGATGGGGCGGGACGGGCGATGGGAGGGACGGGCGATGGGGAGGGACAAGCGATGGGGAGGGACAAGCGATGGGGCGGGACGGGCGATGGGAGGGACGGGCGATGGGGAGGGACAAGCGATGGGGAGGGACAAGCGATGGGGCGGGACGGGCGATGGGAGGGACGGGCGATGGGGAGGGACAAGCGATGGGGAGGGACAAGCGATGGGGCGGGACGGGCGATGGGAGGGACGGGCGATGGGGAGGGACAAGCGATGGGGAGGGACAAGCGATGGGGCGGGACGGGCGATGGGAGGGACGGGCGATGGGGAGGGACAAGCGATGGGGAGGGACAAGCGATGGGGCGGGACGGGCGATGGGAGGGACGGGCGATGGGGAGGGACAAGCGATGGGGAGGGACAAGCGATGGGGCGGGACGGGCGATGGGAGGGACGGGCGATGGGGAGGGACAAGCGATGGGGAGGGACAAGCGATGGGGCGGGACGGGCGATGGGAGGGACGGGCGATGGGGAGGGACAAGCGATGGGGAGGGACAAGCGATGGGGCGGGACGGGCGATGGGAGGGACGGGCGATGGGGAGGGACAAGCGATGGGGAGGGACAAGCGATGGGGCGGGACGGGCGATGGGAGGGACGGGCGATGGGGAGGGACAAGCGATGGGGAGGGACAAGCGATGGGGCGGGACGGGCGATGGGAGGGACGAGCGGCCGGATCGCTTCCGGAGCGCGACCTTCCCGGCGAGTGGGAGCGCGGCCGTGCGCGGCTCTGCCTCTCCCGGAGCTGCGGCACCGCGGGCAGGGCGGCAGCGGCGAGGAGCGCTCGGCCAGCGCCGCGTGTTGCCGGGATGGCGGCGCCGAcgatggaggagaggaaggcGTGCTGGGGGGCCCGGGACGAGTTCTGGCAGTGCCTGGACAGGCACGGCGATGAGGCCGCCGAGTGCGAGAAGCTGCGCCGCGCGTTCGAGGCGCGCTGCCCGCAGCAGTGGGTGAGCACCGGGCGGGATGCGGCTGCTGCTCCTCGGGGATCCCgctccctgcctgcacagcccgcagattgcccagagaacCTTGGTTTGCACActcctggctggctgggaactaagaaaagcagcattaagAGTATAGtacaaagagaaaggaaaatactgtcTCCAACTTCCAGATGAACACGCAGGGttactgttttcatttaaaaaaaatatataagatACTTGAAAGCTTGTAGAAGTACCCAGGAATTCCTGTTTAAAGGCCAGTACAGAAGGGAGCTGCCACACAGGCCATGCAGTGCCTGGCATTTTAAAACTGGCATCTGATCCCTTGTGcataaaaataccatttttttcatGCAGCATAATTTCACAGTAAGGCACCTGCCTGCATGTAACCCATTGATGTTGTGTTATTTAGTTTCCTGAGCTCaagctgtaattatttttaataggtACTGCCCTTTAGTAACAGTGGTGTTTGAGCAGTTCCTGTTGCAGGCAGTAGACTGAAGTCACTTAAAAAGCCTGAGCAccttcacagctgctgcactgaTTTACACTTTGAACAGTGCAGTTCTGCTATTTGTTACCTCTAGGGATGGTGGTCTCAGCTGCAGTGCTTTGTACCCTGCACATCAGTGGTTCCAGACGCTGAACTCGGAGGTTACACAGGCTGTGATAccacagaaaagctgctgaCATACCTTTGCATCACAGGTTTTGTTCTGAGGAGTGAAAAGCATGTAAGATCTTCATGAAGTAACAGGGTGGtgaacttaaaaaaatccttaagtTCACTTTCAAAATGGTAAAGAACCCCCAAAAACTAAACACACCACTCTTTAGTCTTAAACAGAAGAAACTAACTAGTGCATTAAAATCCACCTTAAGTTCAGTGTTCAAAGAATGTTTACACAAAGCCCTTTCCTCTTGCTAGTTTCTTCCAATGaacattatttctctttttaaacagGTTAAACACTTTGACAAAAGaagagactttttaaaatataaaaagaagcTTGAAACGGAAGGGTATCATCctccagaagctgctggaaagtCTTAGGAACTCTGCTCTCAAAATAAATCAAGTGAGAGAAACTACAGAAGGAAGAAGCCAGAGAAAGCAACAGAAGCTGCTTGAGTGCAAGAACTGGTAATGTAGCAGTCGCCCTGAAATGCAGACTGCTCTTCTTGTTGCCAGGTCTCACGTGTCTGCTAAAAAAAGGGTCATTGACAGTTCTGATGAGTTTTTATGTCAAATACGGTGCAGGGCTGTTCACAAATTTAAGGGTTTGAATATATAATTAGTAAAATTGTTTCACAGGAATGAATGATTATTTAAAATTGCAATGTACATAttctaaagagaaaatgaaattgttttccAGTAAGTGAACCAGctttttgctaaaataaaaaagtccaTTCCAACTTGCTTTTCTTGTTGAAAGCATTGGGttgtaaaatataatttgtatttGTTATTTACCAAGtattttgaagtatttaaaCACAGTTTAAGTCAGATATTAATTTACACAACGGTGGTCACTAGAAGATCTAAAGCATCCTGTGCGTATGatatgcaattttctttttttgagtaTGCTAATTTTTTATAAGCAATAGGAATTTTTACATTGGTGATATGTTTTCAGTCAGTATCTCTGCTAGAAGCATGACCAGTTATTTATCACAATTCTCACATTATGGCCTTTTATAGAGTCGGATTACCTTAGCGATGCAGATTTAAAGGTACAGACTGTTTACAGCAGGATTAATAAATGTGACTGCAGAAGACATTTAAACAAGGAGCAGCATTGAATGTTATTACGTAAGTGAAGTTGCCTTCCAAAAATCATGTAATCTAGTATATCTAGGTGCTAGAATCATTTAATACTCTGGCTAAAGGCACAACTTCAATTTCAAGCACAGTCACCACAACCAAAGCAACTGCAGTAAAAATCCTGTGTTTTGAGTTTGAGGTTGTTCACAGTACTGTGCTGACattcagcagaaaaaacacacaGGCCACATTCAATATAAATAGTATTTATTTCCAATGCAACAATTTAAGGAGGTAAAGTATtaaggcatttaaaaatcactctGAACACTACACAGAACAGAACATGCAAAGTTAAGAATCCTCGTTCACCCTGAGTTTGTATCTCCTCTATTCAGAATTTCACGTCGTAGCACCGTAGGAAGCCATCCAGCTGTACAGTAAGGCACAAGACTgggcagtcactgctgctgcttttgcttgaTCACTTGTTGTCTTGTGTACTCCCAGATCAGCAGAGCTCCGCTCACATGGACATTGAGTGACCGAATAATGCCCTGCTGAGGAATTTCCACACACACGTCCAGATGGTGAATCAGGTTGGCTGGGATTCCTTCATGTTCATTTCTAGTAAAGAAGAAACAGCAACTTGTGTCTGAGAGAGGGCACGTGTGttccagaaagcaaaaaatacaaatgccaAAACAGCATCCAAACACCTTTAGACACATGGCGCATCTGCCTACGGGGTAACTGAttgcaaaaaattaattttttaaaaacagtaataCATTACAAAGAAAACATGGAGAGAGCTGACTTAAGTTTTGATGGACTGCAAGAGGTAGATTTACAAAACAGAGTGCAGAGAGTGTGTGCTCTTACCCCAGCAATAATAGTGATTTCTCTGGGAAGCAATATTCCGTAAGATCAAAACTCTTGGCTGTCTGCTCCACACCAATAATAGTGTagccttctgttttcttctgctgtaaaTAATCAACAAGCTGAGATGGTTTCACCTGTGCATTAGAAGtagagaaaaacataaaaatacttaAGTATCACATTTTATAAACTTCTGAAgttattgtgaaaaaaaaaattacttggaCACTTTTTAAGATTAATGACTTTTATCCCCAAAGACTCTGTCCTTATACACAGCTTAACATTTTAAAGGCTCTTCAGCAGTAGCACAGTTAGGTAATGCCACAAAATACCCCCTCCAATACAATGAAGAAAGATGTAACAATGATAGCTCACATAATCAGTTTTT
This window contains:
- the LOC101815584 gene encoding cytochrome c oxidase assembly factor 6 homolog produces the protein MAAPTMEERKACWGARDEFWQCLDRHGDEAAECEKLRRAFEARCPQQWVKHFDKRRDFLKYKKKLETEGYHPPEAAGKS